The proteins below come from a single Pseudanabaena sp. BC1403 genomic window:
- a CDS encoding PDGLE domain-containing protein: MHKNRIFLFSGLALALSIAAFISPFASKDPDGLDRVSQDLKFEEKAIENPPTKQLPFANIFDEYSVKTVPDQKVSTAIAGITGTLVVFGLAWGVGKLAVRKSEPKQK, translated from the coding sequence ATGCATAAAAATCGTATTTTTCTATTCTCAGGATTAGCTCTAGCTCTAAGTATTGCTGCATTCATCTCACCTTTTGCTAGCAAAGATCCAGATGGATTAGATCGAGTTTCTCAAGATCTAAAATTTGAAGAAAAAGCTATTGAGAACCCACCAACAAAACAACTTCCCTTTGCTAATATTTTTGATGAATATTCTGTCAAGACAGTTCCCGATCAGAAAGTATCCACAGCGATCGCAGGTATTACAGGGACATTAGTTGTATTTGGCTTGGCTTGGGGAGTTGGCAAACTCGCAGTACGAAAATCTGAACCAAAACAGAAATAG
- a CDS encoding ACP S-malonyltransferase, with amino-acid sequence MIFLIDHNLKGHALVFFGAIASQGWLDIIPIQFFTFTEINLPIDSDDRVVWRLAQKNQMILLTANRSMKGKDSLEQVMRDENTSESLPVITISNADRLLNESEYRNRCVEKLIEIALDVDNYRGAKRIFLP; translated from the coding sequence ATGATTTTCTTGATTGATCACAACCTCAAAGGTCATGCTCTAGTGTTCTTTGGCGCGATCGCTAGTCAAGGTTGGCTTGATATTATTCCGATCCAATTTTTCACATTTACAGAAATCAATTTACCAATTGATAGCGATGATAGGGTTGTGTGGCGATTAGCTCAAAAGAATCAGATGATTCTACTTACTGCAAATCGCAGTATGAAAGGTAAGGATTCTTTAGAGCAAGTCATGCGTGATGAAAACACTTCAGAATCATTGCCTGTAATCACAATTAGCAATGCTGATCGGCTACTAAATGAGTCTGAATATCGAAATCGCTGTGTTGAAAAGCTGATTGAAATTGCGCTTGATGTTGATAATTATCGAGGCGCAAAGCGAATCTTTTTACCATAA
- a CDS encoding DUF433 domain-containing protein, with amino-acid sequence MVASPIQQPEIIRTERGLTISGTRITLYDVMDYVTAQYPRKFIQGLFDLTEEQIKIALDYIDKNRAEVELEYQRVLRETEELRQYYEEQNRELINRIAKLPPKTGTEAAWAKLHALKASREAKV; translated from the coding sequence ATGGTTGCATCACCCATTCAACAGCCAGAAATCATCCGCACAGAGCGTGGACTGACGATCTCTGGTACGCGCATCACTCTTTACGATGTGATGGACTATGTAACGGCTCAATACCCGCGTAAATTTATTCAAGGATTATTCGATCTAACAGAAGAGCAAATTAAAATTGCCTTAGATTATATTGACAAAAATCGCGCAGAAGTTGAATTAGAGTATCAAAGAGTTCTTAGAGAAACAGAAGAACTGCGACAATATTACGAAGAGCAAAATCGCGAACTAATTAATCGAATTGCAAAATTACCACCCAAGACTGGAACTGAAGCAGCTTGGGCAAAACTACATGCTTTAAAAGCAAGTCGTGAAGCCAAAGTATGA
- a CDS encoding Uma2 family endonuclease — MVQALVNCDRMTFEEFIDWYPEDGRRYELYRGAVREIMTTGTHEDTSGFFVAELNFEIRRCSLPFSIPRACLLKPEMAETGFIPDVVVLDRRELVNEPLWQKSSVIQSGKTVPLVIEVVSTNWRNDYAVKLTEYEAMGIAEYWIVDYLALGAVRHIGKPKQPTVTVCKLIEGEYQLFLFTAGQRIESDIFPELNLMTDAIFQAAIEVAG; from the coding sequence ATGGTGCAAGCATTAGTTAACTGCGATCGCATGACTTTTGAAGAGTTTATCGATTGGTATCCCGAAGATGGTAGACGCTATGAGCTATATAGAGGAGCAGTTAGAGAAATTATGACCACGGGTACACATGAAGATACTAGCGGTTTTTTTGTTGCCGAATTAAATTTTGAAATTCGGAGATGTAGCTTGCCATTCTCAATTCCTAGAGCCTGTCTATTAAAACCAGAAATGGCTGAGACAGGTTTTATTCCTGATGTGGTGGTCCTCGATCGGCGGGAATTGGTAAATGAACCTCTTTGGCAGAAGTCTTCAGTAATTCAAAGTGGAAAGACTGTGCCTCTGGTTATTGAGGTGGTGAGTACAAATTGGCGCAATGACTATGCGGTGAAGTTGACAGAATATGAGGCAATGGGAATTGCCGAATATTGGATTGTGGACTATTTAGCTTTAGGAGCAGTGCGTCATATTGGTAAACCGAAGCAGCCAACGGTGACAGTTTGCAAATTAATCGAAGGAGAGTATCAGCTATTTCTATTTACTGCTGGTCAAAGGATTGAATCGGATATTTTCCCCGAACTAAATTTGATGACTGATGCAATTTTTCAAGCTGCTATTGAGGTTGCAGGATAA
- the cbiQ gene encoding cobalt ECF transporter T component CbiQ — protein MLLHIHLIESSNHLSQPKSDRLNLWNRLAVHTRLICIFLLVFAIALTPMGRWWTWAVYGVTVLPILYWSKVSLGILAKRMAIELAFISVILLGTLFRGGGQILWQWGWLQITTNGLIILGSVSIKAFLSLLLLNILTLSTSIPLLLQALVTLKMPPLLVSILASMYRYIGVLTNEFNAMHRAATARNFAPQNLYNPQRHDRPWQRQVLGNMLGVLFIRTYDRGDRIYQAMLARGYQGTPIMLESVTSTWSDRMAIGCVMILIIVGQVFIS, from the coding sequence ATGCTATTACATATTCACCTCATCGAGTCAAGTAATCATCTATCTCAACCAAAGAGCGATCGCTTAAATTTATGGAATCGCTTAGCTGTACATACACGCTTGATCTGCATATTTCTATTGGTGTTTGCGATCGCCCTAACTCCAATGGGTCGATGGTGGACTTGGGCAGTATATGGAGTTACTGTTTTGCCAATTCTCTACTGGAGTAAAGTTAGTTTAGGAATTCTCGCCAAACGTATGGCGATCGAATTAGCCTTTATTAGCGTGATTCTATTAGGAACGCTCTTCCGTGGTGGTGGACAGATACTTTGGCAATGGGGATGGTTACAAATAACTACCAATGGATTAATAATTTTAGGAAGTGTAAGTATCAAAGCATTTTTATCTTTACTACTATTAAATATTCTCACCCTCAGTACTTCCATTCCATTATTACTCCAAGCTCTAGTTACTCTCAAAATGCCTCCACTGTTAGTTAGCATTCTCGCCTCAATGTATCGCTACATTGGAGTCTTAACTAACGAATTTAATGCTATGCATCGTGCGGCAACTGCCCGCAATTTTGCGCCACAAAACCTCTATAATCCCCAACGACATGATCGACCGTGGCAACGACAGGTACTAGGCAATATGTTAGGAGTTCTGTTTATCCGCACTTACGATCGCGGCGATCGCATTTATCAGGCGATGTTAGCACGCGGCTATCAAGGTACTCCAATCATGCTCGAATCAGTTACGAGCACATGGAGCGATCGCATGGCAATTGGTTGCGTTATGATTTTGATTATAGTCGGTCAAGTTTTTATTAGTTAA
- a CDS encoding energy-coupling factor ABC transporter ATP-binding protein produces MHHNPISIENLSYCYPDGIQALKGINLQIAATERVGLIGANGSGKSTLLLHLNGILMPQQGEIVVGEMVVKPSNFAAIRNFVGLVFQNPDDQLFMPTVWEDVAFGLMNQGLRGDELKTRVAEALVAVGLDVAKYRERLSHNLSGGEKKRVAIAGVLAMQPQVLVFDEPSAQLDPRSRRQLIQLLHTLPETQLIATHDLDLVLELCDRTVVLSEGKIVYDGATKKVLCDREFLLEHSLEMPLSLG; encoded by the coding sequence TTGCATCACAATCCTATTTCTATTGAAAACCTCAGTTATTGCTATCCTGATGGTATTCAGGCGCTAAAAGGGATTAATCTCCAGATCGCTGCAACCGAGAGGGTGGGACTCATTGGAGCCAATGGTTCTGGAAAGTCAACATTACTTTTGCATCTGAACGGTATTCTCATGCCACAACAGGGCGAAATCGTGGTCGGTGAGATGGTCGTCAAGCCCAGCAATTTCGCCGCAATTCGGAATTTTGTTGGGCTAGTGTTTCAAAATCCAGATGATCAATTATTTATGCCAACGGTTTGGGAAGATGTTGCCTTTGGTTTAATGAATCAAGGACTCCGAGGAGATGAGCTAAAAACAAGGGTAGCAGAGGCTTTGGTGGCAGTCGGGCTAGATGTTGCAAAATATCGAGAGAGGCTATCTCATAATCTTTCTGGTGGTGAAAAGAAGAGAGTTGCGATCGCAGGGGTTTTAGCGATGCAGCCGCAGGTCTTAGTATTTGATGAGCCATCTGCCCAGCTCGATCCGCGATCGCGCCGTCAGTTAATCCAGCTTTTGCATACTTTGCCCGAAACTCAATTAATTGCTACTCACGATTTGGACTTAGTTCTAGAGCTATGCGATCGCACTGTCGTCTTGAGTGAGGGTAAAATTGTCTATGATGGTGCGACAAAGAAGGTGTTATGCGATCGGGAATTTTTGTTGGAGCATTCTCTCGAAATGCCATTAAGTCTAGGATAG
- a CDS encoding saccharopine dehydrogenase-like oxidoreductase, which produces MTLKVGILGFGGLGQAAAKLLSAKQEMQLVVAADKEGFAYDRNGLNAADAIAAYQSKGSLGYLEPSGILTQDSIAEAIATAKDVDGYFLALPNLPNTFMASVAKQFIASGWKGVLVDAIKRTSAVEQMIALAPELSAAGITYMSGCGATPGLLTAAAAIAAQSFAEVHKVEITFGVGIANWNAYRATIREDIAHMSGYTVDMAQAMTDAEVEALLEKTNGLIALENMEHADDIMLERVGICDRDRVTVGGVVDTRNPKKPLSTNMKLTGRTFEGKISTHTFTLGDETSMAANVCGPAFGYLKAGKQFHQRGIYGLMTAAEVMPAFVR; this is translated from the coding sequence ATGACATTAAAAGTTGGAATTTTAGGATTTGGCGGATTAGGTCAGGCGGCGGCAAAGTTGCTCAGCGCCAAGCAAGAAATGCAGTTGGTCGTAGCCGCTGATAAGGAAGGCTTTGCTTACGATCGCAATGGACTCAACGCCGCAGATGCGATCGCTGCCTATCAAAGTAAAGGTTCGCTCGGTTATCTCGAACCATCGGGCATTTTGACCCAAGATAGTATTGCTGAGGCGATCGCTACAGCCAAAGATGTTGATGGCTATTTCTTGGCATTACCAAATCTACCCAATACTTTCATGGCAAGTGTTGCCAAGCAATTTATTGCTTCAGGTTGGAAGGGTGTGCTAGTTGATGCGATCAAGCGCACTAGTGCCGTTGAGCAGATGATTGCTCTTGCTCCTGAACTTTCGGCAGCAGGAATTACTTATATGTCTGGTTGTGGCGCAACCCCAGGGTTGTTGACTGCGGCGGCGGCGATCGCAGCTCAGAGCTTTGCGGAAGTTCACAAGGTCGAGATTACTTTTGGGGTAGGCATTGCGAACTGGAATGCCTATCGCGCTACGATTCGTGAAGATATTGCGCATATGTCGGGCTATACGGTGGATATGGCTCAGGCGATGACTGATGCGGAAGTGGAAGCTCTGCTTGAAAAGACCAATGGTTTAATCGCGTTGGAAAATATGGAACATGCTGATGACATCATGCTAGAGCGTGTGGGTATTTGCGATCGCGATCGGGTGACTGTGGGTGGTGTAGTCGATACGCGCAATCCGAAGAAGCCTCTGAGCACGAATATGAAGCTGACAGGTCGTACTTTTGAGGGCAAGATCTCGACGCATACTTTCACGCTTGGCGATGAGACGAGTATGGCGGCGAATGTGTGTGGGCCAGCGTTTGGCTATCTTAAGGCTGGGAAGCAGTTCCATCAACGCGGTATTTATGGGTTGATGACTGCGGCTGAGGTGATGCCTGCGTTTGTCCGCTAA
- a CDS encoding energy-coupling factor ABC transporter permease: MLSFPVYLAMHIPDGYLSLPVSLVTGGIAIALIALSLNRVQSEYKERTVPLMGVSAAFIFAAQMINFPIVGGTSGHLMGGTLAGILLGPWAGSLVMSVVFIVQSVMFQDGGLTALGANITIMGLIGTFGGYYLYRVIRFLIGRNTWLGMSVGTAIASWTSVVVAAAVCALLLALSDTVPLALGMTAMLSWHFMIGIGEAFITLSVTSFIWKTRPELIYDAPLSAIKQTESDHF; encoded by the coding sequence ATGCTTTCTTTCCCAGTTTATTTGGCGATGCATATTCCCGATGGGTATCTGAGTTTACCTGTAAGTTTAGTCACAGGGGGCATTGCGATCGCCCTAATTGCCCTCTCTCTTAATCGAGTTCAGTCAGAATATAAGGAACGCACCGTTCCACTTATGGGCGTGAGTGCTGCTTTTATATTTGCTGCGCAGATGATTAATTTCCCAATTGTGGGTGGTACATCTGGACATTTGATGGGTGGAACTCTAGCTGGGATCTTGCTTGGCCCTTGGGCAGGTTCGTTAGTAATGTCAGTGGTCTTCATCGTGCAGTCCGTAATGTTTCAGGATGGGGGACTGACGGCTCTAGGCGCAAACATCACGATCATGGGATTAATTGGAACCTTTGGCGGTTATTATTTATATCGAGTGATTAGATTTTTGATTGGACGCAATACTTGGTTAGGCATGAGTGTTGGCACTGCGATCGCTTCATGGACAAGTGTAGTTGTGGCGGCGGCAGTTTGTGCGTTGCTGTTGGCTCTTTCAGATACCGTTCCCTTGGCTCTAGGAATGACAGCTATGCTCTCTTGGCATTTCATGATCGGCATTGGCGAAGCATTTATCACTCTCTCTGTAACTAGTTTTATCTGGAAGACTCGTCCTGAACTAATTTATGATGCACCTCTATCCGCAATTAAACAAACCGAATCAGATCATTTTTAG
- a CDS encoding TrkA family potassium uptake protein, whose translation MKPRIIICGLDRTGYKILSLLKQQGCLVVGIHDRPIHHPDAEIVIGDLAAADTLIAAGIRDAQTLILAGADETRNLTILMQARVLNPHVRIINRLFNSSLGVRLDLTLPNHLTMSVAALAAPVFAFSAMGSEAIGQLRLFNQTWPIHEEYIDDRHPWLGKPLSEFWEDRTRMLIYYLPYDESKVDLVSAVLNGRTLQRGDRLLLGTQPSVRTASRPILQKISKLFMSIRHFHVHGRAVLFTAIALLLTIFSATVVYTSFQMKVSLVDALYFSVGMITGAGGNEQVVEHSADSIKVFTIVMMLVGTAVVGIFYAILNDFILGSRLRNFWDAARVPQRNHIVVCGLGSVGVQTALQLVSYGYEVLVIERDLNNRFLDTVRSNGIPVIHGDASLPTTLKAANLEKAESILAVTSNDTSNLEIALNAKGIAPRCRVVVRYDDPYYASMAQEVFDFESVLSPPEIAAPAFASSALGGRILGNGIVADSLWVAIATMITPNHPFCGKPVCEASMTADFVPLYIETSCQTIHGWNLLEASLSAGDILYLTMPAAKLEQLWRVAPFQVAVS comes from the coding sequence ATGAAACCCCGCATTATCATCTGTGGTTTAGACCGAACAGGTTATAAGATTTTGAGCCTGCTGAAGCAGCAAGGCTGTCTTGTGGTCGGTATTCACGATCGCCCAATACACCATCCCGATGCCGAAATTGTGATTGGCGATCTGGCGGCGGCGGATACTTTGATTGCCGCAGGAATTAGAGACGCGCAAACCTTGATTTTGGCGGGAGCCGATGAAACCCGCAACCTCACAATTTTGATGCAAGCGCGAGTACTTAATCCCCATGTCAGGATTATTAATCGCTTGTTTAACTCCAGCTTGGGCGTGCGTCTCGACTTAACTCTGCCCAACCACTTGACCATGAGTGTGGCAGCCCTAGCTGCACCAGTATTTGCCTTTAGTGCGATGGGTAGTGAAGCGATCGGGCAATTGCGCCTATTTAATCAGACTTGGCCGATCCATGAAGAATATATCGACGATCGCCATCCTTGGTTAGGTAAGCCACTATCAGAATTTTGGGAAGATCGCACTCGCATGTTGATCTATTACTTGCCCTATGACGAGAGCAAAGTCGATCTGGTAAGTGCTGTTCTCAATGGTCGAACATTACAAAGAGGCGATCGCCTATTACTTGGTACACAGCCCAGTGTGCGCACTGCATCACGCCCGATTTTACAGAAAATATCGAAGCTCTTCATGAGCATTCGACACTTTCATGTGCATGGAAGAGCCGTGTTATTTACAGCGATCGCTCTATTACTAACAATTTTTTCGGCAACGGTGGTATATACCAGTTTCCAGATGAAAGTTTCGTTAGTAGATGCGCTGTATTTCTCGGTAGGGATGATTACAGGAGCAGGTGGCAACGAGCAGGTTGTGGAACATTCTGCTGATAGCATCAAAGTTTTTACGATTGTAATGATGCTGGTTGGTACGGCGGTAGTTGGGATTTTTTACGCAATCTTAAATGATTTTATTCTCGGCTCCAGACTGAGAAACTTTTGGGATGCGGCGCGAGTCCCACAGCGAAATCATATTGTGGTTTGCGGTTTAGGAAGTGTCGGCGTGCAAACAGCATTGCAACTAGTCAGCTATGGCTACGAAGTTTTGGTGATAGAACGCGACCTCAATAATCGCTTTTTAGATACCGTGCGATCAAATGGTATTCCTGTTATTCATGGTGATGCGAGCCTACCAACTACGCTCAAAGCCGCTAATCTCGAAAAAGCTGAAAGTATCCTTGCCGTTACTAGTAATGACACATCCAATCTGGAAATCGCTCTCAATGCTAAGGGCATTGCGCCCCGATGTCGGGTGGTGGTGCGCTATGACGATCCTTACTATGCCAGCATGGCGCAAGAAGTATTTGATTTCGAGTCAGTTCTCAGTCCTCCCGAAATTGCGGCTCCTGCCTTTGCATCCTCGGCATTAGGTGGACGTATTCTCGGCAATGGTATTGTCGCTGATAGTCTCTGGGTCGCGATCGCAACGATGATTACCCCCAATCATCCATTCTGCGGAAAACCCGTGTGTGAAGCTTCAATGACAGCAGATTTTGTCCCGCTTTATATCGAGACTTCTTGCCAAACAATTCATGGATGGAATTTATTAGAGGCTTCACTAAGCGCAGGTGATATTCTTTATTTGACGATGCCTGCGGCAAAGTTAGAACAACTCTGGCGTGTTGCTCCTTTTCAAGTAGCGGTTAGCTAG
- a CDS encoding COR domain-containing protein yields MTPSEIEEIISRATREQWEELDLSGRDLTDLPSSIGKLKNLKRLILGKWDSAQRKYIGNNLTTLPLEISELTNLKSLGFAGNKIKSFPNAFERLTRLQFLDMSNNQISLIQNSILRLSSLQFLHLRNNQITEIPNDIWRLTRLQSLDLSDNLISQINSAIARLTNLETLDLSNNQIQDIPDAISRRIMSISLRDNQIKEIPQSIGCLANLQSLDLSGNNISKILEEINQLTKLEYLNLSANNISKIPESINYLTKLEYLNLSGNNISKIPEGIGRLTKLEYFYLSANNIYEIAVAITRLINLQSLDLSGNNITKIPENIVRLTALQALKLSENKLSDIPEGIMRLTNLKVLDLSGNNLTKIPKSIIQLTNLISLDLSRNSLYEITEVITRLISLKCLAISKIDLSEIPEAITQLTNLQTLDLSRNNISEIPEAITQLTNLQTLDLSKNNISEIPESITQLTNLQFLGLERNDITKISDAIVKIPNLSDLDLRNNPLSSPPLEVAEKGIVAIREYFQQLEVEGKDYLYEAKLLIVGEGGAGKTTLANKMIDPNYKLREEEETTKGIDVIRCSFSFEDGKKSFSVNIWDFGGQEIYHATHQYFLTKRSVYALVADTRNEDTPFYYWLNVVELLSDKSPILIVNNEKQDRKREININQLKVEFDNLEGIIAVNLKTGRGFRKLIRAFQYYLTELPHIGTVLPKTWIKVRQTLENSPINYISLDTYINLCAKNGFKQRKDALQLSGYLHDLGICLHFQDDPLLSKTVILNPKWGTDAAYAVLDNKRVIDNHGCFSHQDLTNIWSDKEYAGMHDELLQLMMKFQLCYEIPRNKGSYIAPQLLTENQPTYDWNESENLILRYNYDFMPKGIVRQFIVAMHQDIEFKENVWHVWRSGVTIRSQAINNTRAEVIENYDKREIKIRISGKNKKELLAIVLHELDKIHDLYPRLKEKYQKLIPCNCSTCKGSQSPHFYKFSDLKRRYEKRVPTVQCEISYENVDVLGLIDDVGERSQLQDSRRNLDLEYSIDNDPTNKPNFVNKIYIKNQQQQQGSTMDNQQQRQINSDNAQQQQQFSQPKYIKSAWANGSFYLFLFVVVVGGIGYLAGTLKLLNLIAVIVAGIVFIPLVGALQLRQDDRLSEKNFMELIKLVIAQLPLIGNIFKPFMKNNDDK; encoded by the coding sequence ATGACCCCTTCGGAAATTGAAGAAATTATTTCGCGGGCTACAAGAGAGCAATGGGAAGAGCTCGATCTTTCTGGGAGGGACCTAACAGATTTACCGTCTTCGATTGGAAAACTAAAAAACCTTAAAAGATTAATTTTGGGTAAATGGGACTCTGCACAACGTAAATATATTGGTAATAATCTAACTACACTTCCTTTAGAGATATCGGAATTGACTAATCTAAAAAGTCTGGGATTTGCTGGCAATAAAATAAAGTCTTTTCCAAACGCATTCGAGCGATTGACTAGACTTCAGTTTCTTGACATGAGCAACAATCAAATAAGCCTAATTCAAAATTCGATTTTGCGTCTGAGTAGTCTTCAGTTTCTTCATTTACGGAACAATCAAATAACTGAGATACCAAATGATATCTGGCGATTAACTAGACTCCAGTCGCTTGACTTAAGTGACAACCTGATCAGTCAGATAAATTCAGCAATTGCTAGATTGACAAATCTTGAAACCCTTGATTTAAGCAACAACCAAATACAAGATATTCCTGATGCAATTTCGCGGCGAATTATGTCGATTAGTCTAAGAGATAATCAGATAAAAGAGATCCCACAATCGATAGGATGTTTGGCGAATCTTCAATCTCTTGATCTAAGTGGGAACAACATATCAAAGATACTAGAAGAGATCAATCAGTTGACCAAGCTTGAATACCTTAATCTAAGTGCAAATAATATATCAAAGATACCAGAAAGCATCAATTATTTGACTAAGCTTGAGTACCTTAATCTAAGCGGAAATAATATATCAAAGATACCAGAAGGTATTGGGAGATTAACCAAGCTTGAGTATTTTTATCTAAGTGCAAATAATATATATGAGATAGCAGTAGCAATAACTCGATTAATAAATCTTCAATCTCTTGATCTGAGTGGAAATAATATAACGAAGATACCTGAAAATATCGTGCGTTTGACAGCTCTTCAAGCTCTTAAACTCAGCGAAAACAAACTAAGTGATATACCAGAAGGGATCATGCGTTTGACAAATCTTAAGGTTCTTGACCTTAGCGGGAACAACTTAACGAAGATACCCAAATCGATTATACAGTTAACCAATCTTATATCTCTTGACTTAAGTAGAAATAGTCTATATGAGATAACAGAAGTAATAACCCGATTGATCAGTCTTAAGTGTCTTGCAATAAGTAAAATTGATTTGAGCGAGATACCGGAAGCGATTACCCAATTAACAAATCTCCAAACTCTAGACTTAAGTAGGAACAACATAAGCGAGATACCAGAAGCGATTACCCAGTTAACAAATCTCCAAACTCTAGACTTAAGCAAGAACAACATAAGCGAGATACCAGAATCAATTACCCAGTTAACAAATCTCCAATTCCTTGGCTTAGAAAGAAATGATATAACGAAAATATCAGATGCAATCGTAAAAATACCCAATCTTTCCGATCTAGATTTAAGGAATAATCCTCTCTCTAGCCCACCATTAGAAGTTGCTGAAAAAGGCATTGTAGCTATTAGAGAGTATTTTCAACAACTAGAGGTTGAAGGGAAAGACTATCTCTATGAGGCAAAACTATTGATTGTAGGGGAAGGGGGCGCAGGGAAAACTACCCTTGCGAATAAGATGATTGATCCAAACTACAAACTTCGTGAAGAAGAAGAAACAACCAAAGGCATTGATGTAATACGCTGTTCATTTAGCTTTGAAGATGGGAAAAAGAGCTTTTCAGTAAATATTTGGGACTTTGGTGGACAGGAAATATATCATGCCACTCATCAATATTTTCTGACCAAGCGCTCCGTTTATGCTCTCGTTGCTGACACTCGCAACGAAGATACCCCCTTTTACTATTGGCTGAATGTTGTTGAACTACTTAGTGACAAAAGCCCTATCTTAATTGTCAATAATGAGAAGCAAGACCGCAAGCGCGAAATCAACATTAACCAACTAAAAGTAGAATTTGACAATCTTGAAGGAATCATTGCAGTTAATCTTAAAACTGGTCGAGGTTTCAGGAAACTCATTAGAGCTTTCCAATACTACCTCACGGAACTTCCTCACATTGGTACGGTTCTTCCTAAAACATGGATAAAGGTTCGCCAAACCCTCGAAAATAGTCCAATAAATTATATAAGCCTTGACACATACATAAATCTCTGTGCAAAAAATGGTTTCAAACAACGCAAAGACGCACTTCAACTCAGTGGATACCTCCACGATTTAGGCATATGTCTACACTTTCAAGATGATCCTCTCCTCTCCAAAACTGTAATCCTAAACCCAAAATGGGGCACAGATGCTGCCTACGCTGTTTTGGATAATAAGAGAGTTATTGACAACCATGGGTGCTTCAGTCATCAAGACCTAACCAATATCTGGAGTGACAAAGAATACGCAGGAATGCACGATGAACTACTGCAACTCATGATGAAATTCCAGCTATGCTACGAAATCCCACGGAATAAAGGCAGCTATATCGCTCCTCAACTCCTCACCGAAAACCAACCAACATATGATTGGAATGAATCTGAAAACCTTATTCTCCGATACAATTACGACTTCATGCCTAAAGGCATAGTTAGACAATTTATCGTCGCTATGCATCAAGATATCGAATTTAAAGAAAATGTCTGGCACGTCTGGCGTAGTGGGGTAACTATCCGATCTCAAGCCATTAATAACACCAGAGCAGAAGTCATCGAAAATTACGATAAGCGCGAAATCAAAATACGAATCTCAGGTAAAAACAAAAAGGAACTCTTAGCCATAGTCCTCCACGAACTCGACAAAATCCACGATCTTTATCCCCGACTTAAAGAAAAATATCAAAAGCTCATTCCATGCAACTGCTCGACATGCAAAGGTAGTCAATCCCCACATTTTTACAAATTCTCCGATCTAAAACGCCGCTACGAAAAGCGTGTGCCTACAGTTCAATGTGAAATTAGCTATGAAAATGTCGATGTATTAGGCTTAATCGATGATGTAGGTGAAAGATCGCAACTTCAAGATTCAAGAAGAAATCTCGATTTAGAATACTCAATAGATAACGATCCAACTAATAAGCCTAACTTCGTTAACAAGATTTACATAAAAAACCAACAACAGCAGCAAGGCAGCACAATGGATAACCAACAGCAACGGCAAATCAATTCAGACAACGCCCAACAACAGCAACAATTCAGTCAACCAAAATACATCAAAAGCGCATGGGCAAACGGATCTTTTTATCTCTTTCTCTTTGTCGTTGTCGTCGGTGGCATAGGATATTTAGCAGGCACACTTAAACTTCTTAACCTAATTGCTGTAATTGTTGCTGGCATAGTCTTTATCCCCCTCGTGGGAGCACTTCAACTAAGGCAAGACGATCGTCTCTCCGAGAAAAACTTTATGGAATTAATCAAGCTTGTAATTGCGCAACTCCCATTAATTGGCAATATCTTTAAGCCATTTATGAAGAACAATGATGACAAGTAG